DNA from Rhodopirellula bahusiensis:
CAACGTCAAGCGGTATCGGTACCGCATATGCTCGTTGTACTCTTTGATTTCTCCCCACGATGGAGAAAGGTCATTCGATTCCGCAATCGTTTCTTCAAGAATGTTCGCAATTTCAATCATGATCATCCGATCCTCAGACAGGTATGTTCTCTAAGAATTCAACAACTTAGACGTAAAAGATTTTGCCGAAAAGAAACTCGCAACATCACCTGCCGCTCCACGCGACTGCTGGGCCATCGTGTCAAGGTTCGCTATTGCTTCCGAAATCGCTTCAACCACGCCGGCCACATCGTTGTCCATCGACAGGCCACAATCGAACTGGCTGGCAATGGTGTCTACCCATGTATCGCTGGTGTAAAGCAATGGCTTACCCAGCATCATTGCTTCGACTGCAACGCCCGAAATGCGCGCAAAATAAACTTCGCGACGATACGGCAGAATGATCAGATCAGCCTTCAAAAGCTGTTGATGATAGGCTTCACTGCTGAGCGGTTTCGTGATCACATCGAACGTCACGTTCGAAAGATTCAGTGCAGGCAAGTCGTCGGGGCCCAGCATAGAACCGTTTGGCAGCGTGAATGCATCAGACCATTGAAAAACCATTTCTATCGGCGACAAATCCTGTTGCTGACTCAGCAGCTTCGCAGCTTCAACCAATCGGTCTGCCCCTTTTTCATATCGTGCAGGCCCAGGCAAGAACACGCGAACCGATTTGGTGGACTCGCTTGTGCTATTTTTTTCCGTTTTGCCGAACGATTCATCGGCCGGTGTACTCGGGGCCTGAAGTCCAATCAAGCATGGATGCGGCAGTACTTGAAACCGTATCCCGGTCAATTCTTCATATTCATCAGCCAAGCGTTCGCTATCCGTCACAAAACGCACGGCTCCTGAATCCAACATGGGCTGAAAGCGCTTGATCGCCCAACGCCAGAACTTGGCTGTGCCGCGAAACGTCCGATTGCCTTGATTGTCGTACAGGGCGATGTTATTGCGAACCAGCAACACCAATTGCCGAAACTTGCGACCACCAAATCGTTTCGCGATCTTGTGGTACCCAAGAAAATGGTGCAACACAACGGTCGGTGCAAAAACCGTGTCGTAGTGATCACTGACCACAAGATGCTTGGCCAGGTCCTGGTACAGTCGTCGATTGTGTCTGGCGATTCCCAGGTAACGTTTCCAAGCCTGTGGCTGGTTGTAGATCTGATCCCAAACGGTAAATCGAAAGTGCGGCGTTGCCCCCAGTTCCTCGGCAACCGATGGCTCCATGGTGATATTGCCCAACATGGATACATCCACATCGCCGACTTCCTGCAGAGCAGCCTTGGTTGCGCGATTGTACTCAAACCAATGACCTTCGCGGTTCCGCAAGGCCTCTTCGACAATCAACAGGTTTGTTGGTTTAGACATCAATCAGGACGCAGGCGTTTCGCAGCAATCTTTTCCTGGGAATCGATCAAGCAACTTCTTTGCCACCTTCGCCAACGACGTGCACAGACGGATTCGGCACGATGAACTTGCCGCCCGATGCCAAGTAGTCCTTGTACTTTTCGACGAAGAACGGCAAGAAATTCCAGCTGAGCACGAGGTAGTAATCGGGACGTTCGGCTTGACTCTTTTCATCCTCGATCGGAATATGCGTGCCCGGTGTCAGCTTGCCAATTTTGAACTTATTGACCTCGACTGCCTTTTGGCACAGGTCGGGTCCAATGTCGCAATAGTTCAGCAGCGTACTGCCCTTCAGCGGTGCTCCCAAGGCCCAGACGCTCTTTCCGTCATCCTTCAAGCCCTTTAACAGTTTCTGCAGATCGTCGCGATTGGTTTCGACCTTTTGCGTAAATTCGTTGTAAGCGTCGATGTCGTACAAGCCAGCTTTTTCTTCGTCACGGATCCATTTTTCGACCGCTGGTGACGTCACGTTTTCGTTCGAATTCAGGCCGACGTAGCACAAGAAGGAACCGCCGTGAACGTCCACATGTTCCACGTCAATGATCCGCATGCCGTGCTCCTCGAATAGTCGCTTCAGCGGGCCAATTGAGTGGATCATGGTGTGTTCGTGATAGAAGTGATCGAACTGGCACTTCTGAATCACATCTTTCAAGTTCACACACTGGGTTAGAAAGATCGTCTTGTCGTCCATCACCGCGGTAAGACCACGGATGAAGTCGTGGATGTCTTGGACGTGATAGAACACCGCCGTCGCCGTGATCAGCCGCGGCCGAACGTTCAGCTGGCTTAACGCGCGACCGGTCGCTTCGTTCCAAAACGTCTCACAAACGGTCGTGCCCGCTTCACGACACAATTCGCCAGTCAAACGGCCAGGGTCGACCCCCAGGACACGCATCTTGTGGTCTTGGAACTTTCGCAGCAGCGTTCCATCGTTGCAGCCGATGTCAATGACCAAGCTGTTTTCAGGAATTCGGAATCGTTCGACCGTTCGCTTGGCCATCCAGTCAAAGTGATCAACCACCGGCATGTTGACGCCCGTGACGTAGGGGTGATTGCTGAACATAAATTCCGGTGCAGGGAACTCTTCCAACTGCACTTGGTGGCAGCTCTTGCAGATCATCATTGCGAACGGAAAGACCAATTCCTGATCTTTGATCTCAGGCGTTGGAAAGTGGTTTCCATTGGGCTGGTCACCCAAGTCAATGAAACGCTGCAAATCGTACGATCCACAATTCATACAGTGAAGGTTTTTCATGAATTAACGTGGGGCTAGTAGCGAGGAGTTTGAAGGAATGTCAAGGAAAAGGTCAGGGCTCGACAGGATAGTCGGCTTGAATGCTTGGGCAGTCGAAAGTCTGTTCGTGTCTTTTAAACGTCTGGCTTCTTTGCGGTTTACACCGGTGTTGCCGAATGCTTGGCTGTACTTCTGGATGATTGGGGTTTCCGGATGACTGGGCCTGCCGCTCATCGAAAACTCAGTGGTCGCTAGATTCGAACCTGACTACGGAGTGTTCGGCAACGTTGGTCATCCGTTGTTGATCCACCAGTCGCAGGTTTCGATCAGCCTTTGCTTCACCGTCGTCGACGACTGCCAGCCCAATTCGTTGGTTTGCCGGCCAATGTCGGCGACGATGCGTTTGGGCTGCCCCTTTGGGTCGGGCAAGCTATCGAATTGAACCTGGTCAATCCGCCCCATGTGCTGGGCTAGGATGGTGACGATGTCGCGAATCGACGTGTCCTGACCTGACGCCAGATTAATCGGTCCTTGAATGCTGGATGTCGCTAACGCCGCGAAGGCGTCCCCCAAATCCTGCACACTGATGAAGTCCCGAATCAGGTTCCCGCTGTCAAACGGCATCGGCTCGTTTGCGCACAAGCGACCAATCAATTTGGGAATCAACCGTTCGACCCGCTCGTGTGGGCCAAACGGACAAAAAACACGTCCCCACGCCCACGACAAATTTTTCACGGCTGCCCATTGTTCTAGCGTGCGACGCAGAGAATCCTTGGCAACGCCGTACAGCGTATTGGATTGCTCGTTGACGCCCTCGGTCAAATTGGCATCGTCACCCCAACTGTATTCAGCACTGGTACCAGCGGCCACGATGCGTTTACCACCGGATTGCTGAAACGCTTGAAACAGTTTCAAGCTGGCCGAAACCCAATCCAGGTTCTTGGATGTCGTCCAGTAGGTACCTGGCGTTGTGTCCCATGCGGTATGCACCAAAGTGTCTGCGTTGGCCTGTGCAACCGTGCTTGCGATCGCGGAATGGTCCAATAGATCACCAGTGATCCATCGCACATCGCTTTGGCCCGCCGTTGATTCGTGGCAACTTGCTGCGTTAGGGCTACTGCTGACGGCAATGACTTCGCAGTCGCGCGCAGCAAGCGCTGGCAGGATCCAGCGACCAATGAAGCCAGTCGCACCGGTGACTAAAACTCGCATTGCTCCCAATCTGGCGCGGTAGCATCTTTTTCAGACAAGATAGGATCCTTGCACGGCCATTGAATTGCGACCTTCGTGTCATCCCAACGAAGGACTCGGCCAGCATCGGGAATGTATTCGCCTTCGATCAAGTAGGCGATGGTCGTGTTCGGTTGCAACGTAATGAAGCCGTGACCGCATCCCGCCGGAATCAACACGGCGTTTCCGCTCGCTGCGGACAGTTCCGTCGCGTGCCATTTGCCAAACGTGCTTGAATCCGCTCGCAAGTCGACCATCACGTCCCAGGCTTTACCGCTGATACAGGAGACCAGTTTGTTCTGCCCGTGGGGAGCCTTTTGAAAGTGCATCCCGCGCAACGTGTTCGTTCGACTGTTGTAGGAATGATGCGCATTGGTGGGTGCGAACGAGATGTCCTTGGCTTTCAGCAAGTCCTGTTCCCAGAACACTTCGAACGAGCCGCGATTGTCGTTGAACACACGTGTGTTGATCAGCTTGGAGCCGTCGATCGGTAAGTTTTCGACTGTGATCAATATTATTCGTTTGTTCTTAGCGGAGTGGCGCGAGCCGTCGATTCATCTGGTAGTGGGATTCGCCAGAATTCCTTTTTTATGCTGCTTGAGCAGCAGGAACTCTGGCGAGTCCCGCTACGAAAGCAGATCGTCTTAGCTCGGGGTGGCCAGGATGTGGTGGTATTGTCCGTTGTGGTTGGCCATGTCGGACAATTGCCCGATTTCAAACCCGTGTTCACGCAAGAATGCGTAAACCGATTCAGTCGACTCACCGAACTGCGGCAGTGCATAGTCGTGGACTTCGATCAACAATTTGGGCCGCACGCGTTTCAGGAAATCGATGCCACTGCGAAGCACGGACATTTCGGCACCTTCCACATCAATTTTCACGAAGCACTTGCCCGGGTTGGTCAGGTGTGTCGTGATCGAATCGAGCGACTGATTTTGAACTTCAATTGTGCCGACCGCATTTTCATTCATCGAAATTGCAGCACTCGGCTCCAGATTGTCTGAGTCAACCTCCATCTGCAGCGTCGGCTGTTCCAGATCGCTAATGGCACTAGCTGTGATTTGGACACGGTCGTCGAAACGATTCAGTGCGATATTGCGACGCAGCAGCCGCAAGTTTTCCGGAATCGGTTCCAACGCGATGACGTTCCCGTTGCTGCCAACGCAGTCGGCCATCAACAACGTATGCATGCCAAAGTTGGCACCGATATCGATCGCCGTTTCACCAGCACCCAGGTTCGATTCGATTCCGTCGCGCACCTCCGCTTCTTGATCGAAATTCCAGCGGCGCAAACTTTCGTCAAAGCGAAAGTCGTGCTTTCCAATGGATCGTGGAACTCCGCGACCGAGGTGGCGAATCAAGAAATAGCTATCACGTAAGAACTTCATTTTCGCTTTAGCCGATTAGCCGGCGTGTTTTCTCGAACAGAGGAATACCAATCAGCTTTCGCAGCATCAACGAACCGGACGAGGACTCGCAACGACTTAGCCAATGATTGGCTTTCTCTGCTGCCAGCTTGGCATATTGGGTGTTATTGGCTTCAATTGCTTGGTTGTATAGACCGGAATACAGTCGCATCAGCGCTGACGCCTGCTGTGGGTTCGGCTCGCGACCGAGTGCCCGCAGGGCTTTGACGTTTTCCTCGGCCGCAGCGTTCACGCCGTCAAACCACTTTTGAATGTCACCGGATTGAGTCCGACAGTTTTCGGTTTGTGTACGGTACAGTGCGGATGCTGATGAACTGAACACGACGCTTCCATGAAGACAAATACCAAACCAAAACGCGTTGTCTTCGGCAAGAAGGCCGTCCAAATGCTCTGGCCATGGATGATCCAAGATCAACTGCCTGTCGACCAGCGCTGCATGAACGGCCCAAGGGGATGCGGCAATGGTCGCATTCGCAATTTCCGTCGGATCTGCCTCACTGGCTGGTCGCTTGGCAACGAAGTCGTTCGGATTTCCGTCGACAAACTCTTTCCAACCACCGGCAATCACCGTTGCATCCGGATTCCGGTTGGCGATTTCAATTAGGTTCGCGAGATGATCGGGCTCCAGCAGGTCATCCGCATCAAGAAATTGAATCCAACGTCCGGTCGAATTCTGAACACCGAAGTTCCTTGCATGCCCTGGCCCTTGTTTCGGTGACGAAGACAGTTGAACACGATTGTCCCGCGATGCAACGTCTCGCACGCACTGGGAGCCAGTATCAGTCGAACCGTTATCGACGACAAGAACCTGAAAGTCTTCATGTGTTTGTGCCAGCAAGGACTCCAGTGTCGCGTTGATATAGTCCGCCTTGTTGTACAGTGGGACCACGACGGAGATTGCAGGCTGGATCACTTTTCCTGCCCCATTTCCGGAACGAAATTTCGCTTTCTGACTTTCTGCAAAACAGGCCGTTCCACAAAGTGCCACGACAACACTGCGAGTGGCAATGTTGCCAATGTTGAAACAACAAACATCTGTGACGGAACGACAGCCGGGAACAAGTTCACCACAGTCTGCTGGATCGGATAGGCAAAGATATACATCCCATATGAATAGTCCCCTACCTTGTTGTAGGAACGAAGGGTGCCGCCCGGCACAAAGCCGAGCCAGAGCACACAATAGCTGCCTAGAATGAGTGACCCGAGGTTCGCGTATCCAAGCAGCGACATAGCGATCCCAGCACAGCTCAGCAGCCCAAATACTGAGCGTTCGATTCTGATTTGGGACTGGAACAGGTACATCACAACGCCGACGGCACCGAATGCTCCCAACCGAATGGCATGCGATCCGTCACCTAAATCTCCGATGAACGCGACGACGATGGCCAAACACAAAGCGAGCGCAACAATGCGCCGCTTCAAGAATCCCAGCAGCCCGACCGCAGCAATCGCAACGTACATCGAAACTTCATACGGCAATGTCCACAAAGATCCGTTCACCACATTCGGATAGGGAACGTCTTCAAACACTCCCGGAAGCGAAAATTGCATCTTGCCGGGAATTAGCAGGCAGTCTTTCACCAAGAAATTGCGAGTAAGCTTTTCCGCAAAGTATTCGGGTGTTGATAGCGAAGTTTGCGATAACCCGACCGGAACGATGCAAAAGACGACCGCGACAAATAGCGCTGGATAGATCCTTGCGACTCTTGCGAGGCCGAAACGACCAAGCGACTTTCGCTGGATAAAGCTTCTTGCGATCAAAAACCCACTGATCGTGAAAAAAGCATTGACCGCAAAATCGCCAAGAGCGAAGCCGAGCCAACGCTTAAACGGATCGCTGAAATCACCTCCCAATGAAAGCGGAAAGCTGTGAGAATAAATCACCAGGATCGCCAAGATGAACCGAACGAGGTTCAGGTTATTGTCTCTGCCTTTCGTGTGTTCTTCTAACACTAAATTTCGCGTTGCAACAACTGTGCTAAGTGTCCGCCGGCACTCATGGATGCTTCCCGAATCTGCGGTACGCGATCGCGTAAATGCGTCCGCAAATCTTGCTCATTGGAAAGCAGGCGTTTGCAGTAAGAAATCAGTGTGTCAATGGTTAGATCGGCAGATGGAATGCACCAATCTTGGGTGTCAAACACATCTTGATTCAATCCTCTTGCCTTGAGACTGTATCCAAGACTGAGAGTCGGAACTCCAGATCCTATCGAAGCAATTGTGGAGTGCGTGCGAGCACCGACGAACACACGACACTTGCCGATGATCCACTTTGATTGAGCAGCGTTAAGCGTTGGAGGTATTAGCGTAATTCGCTCGCGGTCACTGGCGGTCACTTTTTCAAGTATCCGTTCCATGAGGAACAAATCGTCGCTTCCAACATGCTTTGACATCACATGCGGTACAAGCACGATACTGGCATCAGTTTCCCTCAATAGTTTGTAAAGAAAATCCACGCAAAAACCTATGAACACTTCAAGGTCTGCAGGTGTGATTTCCCACGGCATTTTTGACGACGACCGAAACTTCTTCGCCACGAGCGGCGACAAATTCACTCCGATTGGATCGTCTTTCACAAGTTCTTGAATCTGCTCAGACGGAGCCGTGGGCTTCAACAAGAAGGCAGGGTCGGCAACCTGCCGAACATTCGCTTCCACGCCAATCGATTTCAGATAATCTGCGCTGAAAGACTCGCGGACAAAAACTCCAGTCAACTGCGAAAGATGACGTTTCATCTGACTCTCGAAATCTGGCGAGTCAGAAAAAGGACCAATCGAAGCTCCCCAGATAGCGACAGGGACATTCTTGGACTGAATGAAATTGTCCATTTCTAAAAAGTGGCCGGGGACCCCATAGTCCAACGAATAGTTGTCGCCACCGAGTTCAAGGGCAACTACCGCTTTCGCCAAGCGTCGTTGCAACGGAGAGTGTACTCCGGCGACATTCGTGCCCAGGCGTCGGTTTGCCTGATCTGCAAACCAGTCCGCAGAGAATCGTGGCTTCGCTACGCGAAGCCCGAAATGCGAAACTCCGTGGTCTGATTCTTCTTTCTGCTGAGCCTGAAGCGTTTCATAATCGGCGTAGATGCCTGAGTCGAACTCGAAATCACGAAATGAATTGGTGTTTCGCAAGATCTCTAGAGTTCCGCGAACAATCGCCTCGCAGCCACGATTTTGATACGAACCGTTTCCAACGAATAGAATACGATCACTCATCCAGACTTCTCCGGTCCTTGGCCCTCGAAAGCAACCATTGCTTTATCCTTGAAAGTTGTTTTCTGCCGTACGTCTTGAATCGGACAAACGCGTTTGGCCGATACAACGCGTCATACTGTTCCAGCAGCGGCTTCATCAAATCGAAGAATTTTTGCAGCGATCCTTCGCCAATTGCCGTCTTGAATGCAGTGTGACTTTGGGCGGCAATCGCTTCACGCAGCTCGAAAATCCGATGTTGCCGAGGTGTCAAGTGATCGGCTTTTGCAGCAACGCGTTTCTGTGGGCGCCAGAGCGCCCGCTTGTCACGTTGAAAGAGACGATAGGAAAGCCCCTCGCGACGATGGCGCAGGCCAGCCTCTTGCGATTGAACGACAACGTCTGGATCTACACTTGCCAAAGCAAGTTCACCGCGAGTAACACCGGCATCAACCAGACGCCGAATCACTTCATTCCGTACGACAACGACATTCGATCCCCGACTGTCATCTACATATTCGGACAACCAGGCATCGCCAACGGATATGTCGGCCGTTTCTCCAACGACATCGTCACAGTAATCACAGGCGGTGTACTTGAAGAATCCATATCCCCAACTGCTGCCGGAGTACTCTAGATTGGAGCGACAATGATCAATATCAGCTCCCTTTACAGTAATGCCATAGTTGCTGGCCGGACGATCAGGCAACTTCGTTCTGAAGTTTACGGATTCAAGTTGGCCTGGCTTGATTCCTGCTTGCCACGCAAAAAAATCTGCGAATCGACTGCTTTTTAAATGGCCGCAAAACAACGCGACTGTAAACGCAACGCGATCACCAATCTGCGCATCTTGCGATGCCAGTAGGCGAAGCCCCTTGATGAAGCAAGGCAACCCGACAACTGCGTAACGCCCGCCCAGCTGGCGAAGCTGCTGTAGGACCTTTGACATTTCGACGGGATAGTAACGCGATTTCGCTCGCGCCCGAATCTCCTGCTCGGTCTTGGAAATTGTATAGGCGAACGGAACCCCATCTCGGTCGTCTGCCCCACTGACATGCAAAACGCCGTCGATCTCCCCGCTGTTCAACAACTCGACAAGGACCCAGGTCCCCATTCCACCTGAGCTGCCAGCGTCTCGGATACCCGGCACACTAACGTGCCCGGCGTAGCAATCGGCGTAGTACCCAATGCCTTGCGTGTACCCAGTCGCGGCTGGATACAACTCTTTCGCTATCTGATCCTCATCTGGAACGCCATCGCCAAACGGACAAACAACTGCAGCCTTGTCATCGGCCTGTTCGCCACTCGATACGGCCGTGTACATCCCGCTGTCACTCAACGCGATCGAGTAGGTTTTCGGATTCGCCGACGCGCACATGCCGCAGCCAATGCACATGCCGTTGTTGATTACTGTGCTTTGCAAACTCATGGGCGACGGACGCTGCTAGGAAGATTCTCCCAAAGCAACCCCAAACCAAAACGAGAGGCAAGCGTGTGGATCTTTCCGTTTACAAAGAGCCGATCCTCTTGATCCATAACGAAGCGATAAAGAAGGAGTGAGTACACAACCGCCAGGGATAGCGACACACTAATGATGTGAAGCCAGGAATCGATCACGATGATGTTGCTTGCTGACCAGGCTGCACCAGCGAGCATTCCCGCAAACAGAGACAGACGAATCAGCGGCGTCAGAAAAGTCCGCCAAGAGTGGTCAATATTGCTCGCCGCGTAGATGGGAGTGAAAATCGCATTTTTCAATGTAAGAACAATCACACCCGAAAGTGCTACACCAAGAATCCCAAGCGGTGTCCGAGTCGCCAAGGCAATTGCCAGTAACAAGTTGATCACGCCGGAACCGATCGTCAGTATCCCCGGAATCTTTATCTTGTCTGCCGCAATCGAGATGGAGAACAATGGCATGACTGCCAAATTAATCGACAAGGGAGCGACCAACACAATCATTAACGGGGCGAGCTTCGCGAATTCAGGGCCCAGCCAGACACTCAGTACAAATGGCGCTAGCCCACAAAGGATTGCGATCGGAA
Protein-coding regions in this window:
- a CDS encoding glycosyltransferase encodes the protein MLLVRNNIALYDNQGNRTFRGTAKFWRWAIKRFQPMLDSGAVRFVTDSERLADEYEELTGIRFQVLPHPCLIGLQAPSTPADESFGKTEKNSTSESTKSVRVFLPGPARYEKGADRLVEAAKLLSQQQDLSPIEMVFQWSDAFTLPNGSMLGPDDLPALNLSNVTFDVITKPLSSEAYHQQLLKADLIILPYRREVYFARISGVAVEAMMLGKPLLYTSDTWVDTIASQFDCGLSMDNDVAGVVEAISEAIANLDTMAQQSRGAAGDVASFFSAKSFTSKLLNS
- a CDS encoding class I SAM-dependent methyltransferase; this translates as MNCGSYDLQRFIDLGDQPNGNHFPTPEIKDQELVFPFAMMICKSCHQVQLEEFPAPEFMFSNHPYVTGVNMPVVDHFDWMAKRTVERFRIPENSLVIDIGCNDGTLLRKFQDHKMRVLGVDPGRLTGELCREAGTTVCETFWNEATGRALSQLNVRPRLITATAVFYHVQDIHDFIRGLTAVMDDKTIFLTQCVNLKDVIQKCQFDHFYHEHTMIHSIGPLKRLFEEHGMRIIDVEHVDVHGGSFLCYVGLNSNENVTSPAVEKWIRDEEKAGLYDIDAYNEFTQKVETNRDDLQKLLKGLKDDGKSVWALGAPLKGSTLLNYCDIGPDLCQKAVEVNKFKIGKLTPGTHIPIEDEKSQAERPDYYLVLSWNFLPFFVEKYKDYLASGGKFIVPNPSVHVVGEGGKEVA
- a CDS encoding NAD-dependent epimerase/dehydratase family protein, whose protein sequence is MRVLVTGATGFIGRWILPALAARDCEVIAVSSSPNAASCHESTAGQSDVRWITGDLLDHSAIASTVAQANADTLVHTAWDTTPGTYWTTSKNLDWVSASLKLFQAFQQSGGKRIVAAGTSAEYSWGDDANLTEGVNEQSNTLYGVAKDSLRRTLEQWAAVKNLSWAWGRVFCPFGPHERVERLIPKLIGRLCANEPMPFDSGNLIRDFISVQDLGDAFAALATSSIQGPINLASGQDTSIRDIVTILAQHMGRIDQVQFDSLPDPKGQPKRIVADIGRQTNELGWQSSTTVKQRLIETCDWWINNG
- a CDS encoding dTDP-4-dehydrorhamnose 3,5-epimerase family protein, giving the protein MITVENLPIDGSKLINTRVFNDNRGSFEVFWEQDLLKAKDISFAPTNAHHSYNSRTNTLRGMHFQKAPHGQNKLVSCISGKAWDVMVDLRADSSTFGKWHATELSAASGNAVLIPAGCGHGFITLQPNTTIAYLIEGEYIPDAGRVLRWDDTKVAIQWPCKDPILSEKDATAPDWEQCEF
- a CDS encoding FkbM family methyltransferase, which codes for MKFLRDSYFLIRHLGRGVPRSIGKHDFRFDESLRRWNFDQEAEVRDGIESNLGAGETAIDIGANFGMHTLLMADCVGSNGNVIALEPIPENLRLLRRNIALNRFDDRVQITASAISDLEQPTLQMEVDSDNLEPSAAISMNENAVGTIEVQNQSLDSITTHLTNPGKCFVKIDVEGAEMSVLRSGIDFLKRVRPKLLIEVHDYALPQFGESTESVYAFLREHGFEIGQLSDMANHNGQYHHILATPS
- a CDS encoding glycosyltransferase family 2 protein → MIQPAISVVVPLYNKADYINATLESLLAQTHEDFQVLVVDNGSTDTGSQCVRDVASRDNRVQLSSSPKQGPGHARNFGVQNSTGRWIQFLDADDLLEPDHLANLIEIANRNPDATVIAGGWKEFVDGNPNDFVAKRPASEADPTEIANATIAASPWAVHAALVDRQLILDHPWPEHLDGLLAEDNAFWFGICLHGSVVFSSSASALYRTQTENCRTQSGDIQKWFDGVNAAAEENVKALRALGREPNPQQASALMRLYSGLYNQAIEANNTQYAKLAAEKANHWLSRCESSSGSLMLRKLIGIPLFEKTRRLIG
- a CDS encoding acyltransferase family protein codes for the protein MLEEHTKGRDNNLNLVRFILAILVIYSHSFPLSLGGDFSDPFKRWLGFALGDFAVNAFFTISGFLIARSFIQRKSLGRFGLARVARIYPALFVAVVFCIVPVGLSQTSLSTPEYFAEKLTRNFLVKDCLLIPGKMQFSLPGVFEDVPYPNVVNGSLWTLPYEVSMYVAIAAVGLLGFLKRRIVALALCLAIVVAFIGDLGDGSHAIRLGAFGAVGVVMYLFQSQIRIERSVFGLLSCAGIAMSLLGYANLGSLILGSYCVLWLGFVPGGTLRSYNKVGDYSYGMYIFAYPIQQTVVNLFPAVVPSQMFVVSTLATLPLAVLSWHFVERPVLQKVRKRNFVPEMGQEK
- a CDS encoding polysaccharide pyruvyl transferase family protein is translated as MSDRILFVGNGSYQNRGCEAIVRGTLEILRNTNSFRDFEFDSGIYADYETLQAQQKEESDHGVSHFGLRVAKPRFSADWFADQANRRLGTNVAGVHSPLQRRLAKAVVALELGGDNYSLDYGVPGHFLEMDNFIQSKNVPVAIWGASIGPFSDSPDFESQMKRHLSQLTGVFVRESFSADYLKSIGVEANVRQVADPAFLLKPTAPSEQIQELVKDDPIGVNLSPLVAKKFRSSSKMPWEITPADLEVFIGFCVDFLYKLLRETDASIVLVPHVMSKHVGSDDLFLMERILEKVTASDRERITLIPPTLNAAQSKWIIGKCRVFVGARTHSTIASIGSGVPTLSLGYSLKARGLNQDVFDTQDWCIPSADLTIDTLISYCKRLLSNEQDLRTHLRDRVPQIREASMSAGGHLAQLLQREI
- a CDS encoding Coenzyme F420 hydrogenase/dehydrogenase, beta subunit C-terminal domain, which produces MSLQSTVINNGMCIGCGMCASANPKTYSIALSDSGMYTAVSSGEQADDKAAVVCPFGDGVPDEDQIAKELYPAATGYTQGIGYYADCYAGHVSVPGIRDAGSSGGMGTWVLVELLNSGEIDGVLHVSGADDRDGVPFAYTISKTEQEIRARAKSRYYPVEMSKVLQQLRQLGGRYAVVGLPCFIKGLRLLASQDAQIGDRVAFTVALFCGHLKSSRFADFFAWQAGIKPGQLESVNFRTKLPDRPASNYGITVKGADIDHCRSNLEYSGSSWGYGFFKYTACDYCDDVVGETADISVGDAWLSEYVDDSRGSNVVVVRNEVIRRLVDAGVTRGELALASVDPDVVVQSQEAGLRHRREGLSYRLFQRDKRALWRPQKRVAAKADHLTPRQHRIFELREAIAAQSHTAFKTAIGEGSLQKFFDLMKPLLEQYDALYRPNAFVRFKTYGRKQLSRIKQWLLSRAKDRRSLDE